Proteins encoded together in one Campylobacter peloridis LMG 23910 window:
- the rsmI gene encoding 16S rRNA (cytidine(1402)-2'-O)-methyltransferase: MLYFIPTPIGNLSDISFHSLEILQKCKLFLCEDTRVCKSLIHLLNEKFNLEIKPHKFIALHTHNEKDFLAKIDENFFHQDVVYLSDAGMPGISDPGQFLIEYAIKNDIDYEVLAGANAALLALVSSAFCKKEFIFMGFLANKNPQRQKDIENLMLNPYPSIIYEAPTRILSLIEEINKIDPLREIFIIKEATKKFESKFRANALKVLEKLKTMDLRGEWCVVVDAKKTQFRQNTLCEQDIYELDLPLKVKAKLLSKINAKSPKENYQKLLLS, translated from the coding sequence ATGTTATATTTTATTCCTACACCTATAGGAAATTTAAGCGATATATCTTTTCACTCTTTAGAAATTTTACAAAAATGCAAACTCTTTTTGTGCGAAGATACAAGAGTTTGCAAATCTTTAATTCATCTTCTTAATGAAAAATTTAATTTAGAAATAAAACCTCATAAATTCATAGCACTGCATACGCATAATGAAAAAGATTTTTTAGCAAAAATAGATGAAAATTTTTTTCATCAAGATGTTGTATATTTAAGTGATGCAGGTATGCCAGGTATTAGCGATCCAGGGCAATTTTTAATCGAGTATGCTATTAAAAATGATATTGATTATGAAGTTTTAGCAGGTGCAAATGCTGCTTTGTTAGCTTTAGTTTCAAGTGCTTTTTGTAAAAAAGAATTTATTTTTATGGGTTTTTTGGCTAATAAAAATCCTCAAAGACAAAAAGATATTGAAAATTTAATGCTTAATCCTTATCCTAGTATAATTTATGAAGCACCTACTAGAATACTTAGTTTAATAGAAGAAATTAATAAAATAGACCCTTTACGCGAAATTTTTATAATTAAAGAAGCTACAAAAAAATTTGAAAGTAAATTTAGAGCAAATGCTTTAAAGGTTTTAGAAAAGTTAAAAACAATGGATTTGCGTGGTGAATGGTGTGTAGTAGTAGATGCTAAAAAAACGCAATTTCGTCAAAACACCTTATGTGAGCAAGATATTTATGAGCTTGATTTACCTTTAAAAGTAAAAGCAAAATTGCTTTCAAAAATTAATGCAAAATCTCCAAAAGAAAATTATCAAAAACTGCTTTTAAGTTGA
- a CDS encoding DUF2393 domain-containing membrane protein yields MGYFTLFHILIIIIMLISTALIWLLLFLKISNKKNMFIFCGISLVLAIILTISLLQTIDQYTKKASLSNFSTYRRLATESIIIKGRVTNDTNFKISKCFLELRIIDDNKKHEISGEIFNQNNFDSIKQANKQQRDVSYNINIANNLLGHTYKDFSFEVALPPHYQSYKIFKQLKCK; encoded by the coding sequence ATGGGATATTTTACTCTTTTTCATATTTTAATAATCATTATAATGCTAATATCTACGGCATTAATTTGGCTTTTACTTTTTTTAAAAATATCTAATAAAAAAAATATGTTTATTTTTTGTGGTATTAGTTTAGTTCTAGCTATTATTTTAACTATATCATTATTACAAACAATTGATCAATACACTAAAAAAGCAAGTCTAAGTAATTTTTCAACTTATAGAAGATTAGCAACTGAAAGCATTATCATTAAAGGAAGAGTAACCAATGATACAAATTTTAAAATTTCCAAATGTTTTTTAGAGCTAAGAATAATCGATGATAATAAAAAACATGAAATCAGTGGCGAAATTTTCAATCAAAACAATTTCGATAGTATAAAACAAGCCAATAAACAACAAAGAGATGTATCTTACAATATCAACATAGCAAATAACCTTTTAGGTCATACATATAAAGATTTTTCATTTGAGGTGGCTTTACCACCTCATTATCAAAGTTATAAAATTTTCAAGCAATTAAAATGCAAATAA
- a CDS encoding prohibitin family protein — protein sequence MPADLNDYFNKKNNQNNNKQNLNFKTPEFNFKGFGKFSPLIYSAIAIILVFALFKPFAIVNSGEMGIKSTTGKYSPTPLEPGLHFFMPVLQKITIVDTRVRQINYASVEGVNENLHIGSGVVNKNSISVLDSRGLPVSIDVTVQYRLNPLQVPQTIATWGLNWENKIIDPVVRDVVRNVVGQYTAEELPTNRNTIAVQIDQGIRKTIESQPNEPAELQAVQLREIILPSKVKEQIERVQIAKQEAERTKYEVERANQEALKKAALAEGEANATIISAKGRASAVKIEADAQAYSNREIAKSLNNPLLDLKQIETQKQFNEALKVNKDAKIFLTPGGAVPNIWVDSKDNKRASSITN from the coding sequence ATGCCAGCTGACTTAAATGATTATTTTAATAAAAAAAACAATCAAAACAATAACAAACAAAATTTGAATTTCAAAACTCCGGAATTTAATTTTAAAGGTTTTGGGAAATTTTCTCCACTAATTTATAGTGCAATTGCTATTATTTTGGTTTTTGCATTATTTAAACCTTTTGCTATTGTTAACTCAGGGGAAATGGGAATTAAATCCACCACAGGTAAATATAGCCCAACTCCTTTAGAACCAGGACTTCATTTTTTTATGCCAGTATTGCAAAAAATTACCATAGTAGATACAAGAGTAAGGCAAATTAACTATGCTTCTGTCGAAGGTGTAAATGAAAATTTACATATAGGATCAGGTGTAGTTAATAAAAATAGCATTTCAGTGCTTGATTCAAGAGGATTGCCTGTTTCTATTGATGTAACTGTTCAATACAGACTAAATCCTTTACAAGTTCCACAAACCATAGCAACTTGGGGATTAAACTGGGAAAATAAAATCATAGATCCAGTTGTAAGAGATGTTGTAAGAAATGTTGTAGGACAATATACAGCAGAAGAACTTCCAACTAATCGTAACACTATAGCAGTTCAAATTGATCAAGGCATTAGAAAAACGATAGAGAGTCAACCAAACGAACCAGCGGAACTGCAAGCTGTTCAGCTTAGAGAAATCATCTTGCCTTCAAAAGTAAAAGAACAAATAGAAAGGGTTCAAATAGCAAAACAAGAAGCAGAAAGAACAAAATATGAAGTTGAAAGAGCTAATCAAGAAGCATTAAAAAAAGCAGCTTTAGCTGAAGGGGAAGCAAATGCGACTATTATTAGTGCCAAAGGTAGAGCAAGTGCAGTTAAAATAGAAGCTGATGCACAAGCTTATTCAAATAGAGAAATAGCAAAAAGCTTAAATAATCCTTTGCTTGATTTAAAACAAATAGAAACTCAAAAACAATTTAATGAAGCCTTGAAAGTTAATAAAGATGCAAAAATATTTTTAACTCCAGGAGGAGCTGTACCAAATATTTGGGTTGATAGTAAAGACAACAAAAGAGCTTCATCAATAACAAATTAA
- the purF gene encoding amidophosphoribosyltransferase, whose translation MCAVVGVINSKNASTIAYYALFAMQHRGQEASGISVSDGLNIKTHKAKGEVGQIFNTQILADLKGEIAIGHNRYSTAGNSSLHDAQPVAATCSLGDISLVHNGNLINKEEIRKELIENGAIFHSNMDTENVVHLIAKSKKGTLKDRFIESLSQSKGAYCFMLASKNQLFVVRDPYGVRPLSLGRLKDGGYIIASETCAFDLIEAEFIRDVKPGEMLIFTQGNDEFESVQVFDKTDPRICAFEYIYFARPDSILEGKSVYEVRKKMGETLAKKFKEKVDFVVPVPDSGVSAAIGFAQYLKIPLEMAIVRNHYVGRTFIEPTQEMRNLKVKLKLNPMKKVLEGKDIVVIDDSVVRGTTSKKIISLLKQAGARKIHLAIACPEIKFPDIYGIDTPTFEELISANKSVEEVREYTGADSLTFLDINELVSSIGDERKYSLISFDGDYFIK comes from the coding sequence ATGTGTGCAGTAGTTGGAGTAATTAATTCAAAAAATGCAAGTACGATTGCTTATTATGCTTTGTTTGCTATGCAACATCGTGGGCAAGAAGCAAGTGGAATTAGTGTAAGCGATGGTTTAAATATAAAAACACATAAAGCCAAAGGTGAAGTAGGACAAATTTTTAATACTCAAATTTTAGCAGATTTAAAAGGCGAGATAGCCATTGGGCATAATCGTTATTCTACAGCAGGAAATTCTTCTTTACATGATGCACAGCCTGTTGCAGCAACTTGTTCTTTAGGTGATATTTCTTTAGTGCATAATGGAAATTTGATTAATAAAGAAGAAATTAGAAAAGAACTTATTGAAAATGGTGCAATTTTTCATTCTAATATGGACACAGAAAATGTAGTGCATTTGATAGCTAAAAGTAAAAAAGGAACTTTAAAAGATAGATTTATAGAAAGCCTAAGCCAAAGCAAGGGTGCGTATTGTTTTATGCTTGCTAGTAAAAACCAGCTTTTTGTTGTAAGAGATCCTTACGGGGTTAGACCTTTATCTTTAGGAAGATTGAAAGATGGAGGGTATATTATTGCAAGTGAAACTTGTGCTTTTGATTTAATAGAAGCTGAATTTATCCGTGATGTAAAACCAGGTGAAATGCTAATTTTTACACAAGGTAATGATGAATTTGAAAGTGTTCAAGTCTTTGATAAAACAGATCCAAGAATTTGTGCATTTGAATATATATATTTTGCTAGACCTGATAGTATTTTAGAGGGTAAAAGTGTATATGAAGTGCGTAAAAAAATGGGAGAAACCTTGGCTAAAAAATTTAAAGAAAAGGTAGATTTTGTAGTACCAGTTCCTGATAGTGGAGTAAGTGCTGCAATAGGTTTTGCACAATATTTAAAAATTCCACTTGAAATGGCAATAGTTAGAAACCACTATGTAGGTAGAACCTTTATAGAGCCAACTCAAGAAATGAGAAATTTAAAAGTAAAACTTAAACTAAATCCTATGAAAAAAGTTTTAGAAGGTAAAGATATAGTTGTAATTGATGATAGTGTTGTAAGAGGAACAACTTCTAAAAAAATAATTTCTCTTTTAAAACAAGCAGGTGCAAGAAAAATTCATTTAGCTATAGCTTGTCCTGAAATAAAATTTCCTGATATTTATGGTATAGATACACCTACTTTTGAAGAACTAATCTCAGCTAACAAAAGCGTTGAAGAGGTTAGAGAATACACAGGTGCAGATAGTTTGACTTTTTTGGATATTAATGAGCTAGTTTCAAGTATAGGCGATGAAAGAAAATACTCTTTAATAAGTTTTGATGGAGATTATTTTATAAAATAA
- a CDS encoding LL-diaminopimelate aminotransferase encodes MFEEIHFNTIERLPNYVFAEVNAIKMAARRAGEDIIDFSMGNPDGKTPQHIIDKLCESANKDKTSGYSASSGIYKLRLAICNWYKRKYNVDLDAESEVVATMGSKEGFVNLARAVINPGDVAIVPTPAYPIHTQAFIIAGGNVVSMPFDFNDKFELDENIFFENLQKTLRESLPRPKYVVVNFPHNPTTVIVEKSFYERLVAMAKKERFYIISDIAYADLTFGAYKTPSILEVEGAKDVAVETYTLSKSYNMAGWRVGFVVGNKRLIGALKKIKSWFDYGMYTPVQVAATIALDGDQSCVEEIKAIYAKRLDVLVESFHQAGWSLKKPQASMFVWAKLPKNKAHLGSMEFAKQLLQKANVAVSPGVGFGEAGNEYVRIALIENENRIRQGARNIKKYLRE; translated from the coding sequence ATGTTTGAAGAAATTCATTTTAATACCATAGAAAGACTTCCAAATTATGTTTTTGCAGAAGTAAATGCGATAAAAATGGCAGCAAGAAGAGCTGGAGAGGATATTATAGATTTTTCTATGGGAAATCCTGATGGCAAAACCCCACAGCACATTATAGATAAGCTTTGTGAAAGTGCTAATAAAGACAAAACTTCGGGGTATTCTGCATCTAGTGGAATTTATAAGTTAAGACTTGCAATTTGTAATTGGTATAAAAGAAAATATAATGTTGATTTAGATGCTGAAAGCGAAGTTGTTGCTACTATGGGTTCAAAAGAAGGTTTTGTGAATTTAGCAAGAGCTGTGATTAATCCTGGTGATGTGGCCATTGTACCAACCCCTGCTTATCCAATACACACTCAAGCTTTTATTATAGCAGGTGGTAATGTAGTTTCAATGCCTTTTGACTTTAATGATAAATTTGAACTTGATGAAAATATCTTTTTTGAAAATTTGCAAAAAACCTTGCGTGAGAGTTTGCCACGCCCAAAATATGTAGTGGTAAATTTTCCTCACAATCCTACAACGGTTATCGTAGAAAAAAGTTTTTATGAAAGATTGGTTGCTATGGCAAAAAAAGAAAGATTTTATATTATTTCTGATATTGCTTATGCGGATTTGACTTTTGGAGCTTATAAAACCCCTTCTATTTTAGAAGTTGAAGGTGCTAAAGATGTTGCAGTAGAAACTTATACACTTTCAAAATCTTATAATATGGCAGGTTGGCGTGTGGGTTTTGTTGTAGGTAATAAACGCTTAATTGGAGCTTTAAAAAAAATAAAATCTTGGTTTGATTATGGCATGTATACTCCTGTGCAAGTTGCAGCTACTATAGCTTTAGATGGTGATCAAAGTTGTGTAGAAGAGATTAAAGCAATTTATGCTAAAAGATTGGATGTTTTAGTTGAATCCTTTCATCAAGCAGGATGGAGTCTTAAAAAGCCTCAAGCAAGTATGTTTGTGTGGGCAAAATTGCCTAAGAATAAAGCTCATCTTGGAAGTATGGAATTTGCTAAACAGCTTTTGCAAAAGGCCAATGTAGCTGTTAGCCCTGGGGTAGGTTTTGGTGAAGCAGGTAATGAGTATGTGCGTATAGCTTTAATTGAAAATGAAAATCGCATACGCCAAGGGGCAAGAAATATCAAAAAATATTTAAGAGAATAA
- a CDS encoding homoserine dehydrogenase has protein sequence MKVAILGYGTVGSAVVEILLKNKDLIKARCDEEIIPVIALAKTPKPNALIPVVNDIDAILKRDDIDVFVELMGGIDLPFELISKILKQKKAVITANKALLAYHRYELEKLAKNSAFGYEASVAGGIPIIKILKEGLSANNILSIKGILNGTSNFILSKMAEDNAKFQEVLKKAQDLGYAEADPTFDIEGFDAAHKLLILANIAYGLRVKPEDILIEGISKVSDEDIYFAKEFDYVIKHLGIAKIKDEKIELRVHPAMLSKDKMLAKVDGVMNAISVYGDVLGESLYYGAGAGGRATASAVIADLIDIARKEKNSAIFGYLSDTSYELLDKDKIYTRYYLRLKVLDKIGVLSKITQLMSEHEISIDIFLQKPKKEQENYSTLFFITHETYEENIQILIQKLKQQEFIKEEIFMMRIED, from the coding sequence ATGAAAGTTGCAATTTTAGGCTATGGCACTGTAGGAAGTGCTGTTGTAGAAATTTTATTAAAAAATAAAGATTTGATTAAAGCAAGATGTGATGAAGAAATTATTCCAGTAATTGCTTTAGCAAAAACTCCAAAGCCAAATGCGTTAATTCCTGTGGTAAATGATATTGATGCGATTTTAAAACGCGATGATATTGATGTATTTGTAGAATTAATGGGTGGTATAGATTTGCCTTTTGAGTTAATTTCTAAAATACTAAAACAAAAAAAAGCGGTGATAACAGCAAACAAAGCTTTGCTTGCTTATCATCGTTATGAACTTGAAAAATTAGCTAAAAATTCAGCTTTTGGTTATGAGGCTAGTGTTGCAGGTGGAATTCCTATCATTAAAATTTTAAAAGAAGGCTTGAGTGCAAATAATATTCTTTCTATAAAAGGTATATTAAATGGTACAAGTAATTTTATTTTAAGTAAGATGGCAGAAGATAATGCCAAATTTCAAGAAGTATTAAAAAAAGCACAAGATTTAGGATATGCTGAAGCTGATCCTACTTTTGATATAGAAGGATTTGATGCTGCACATAAGCTTTTAATTTTAGCTAATATTGCTTATGGTTTAAGAGTAAAACCTGAAGATATTTTGATTGAGGGTATTAGTAAAGTAAGCGATGAGGATATTTATTTTGCTAAAGAATTTGATTATGTTATTAAACATTTGGGTATTGCTAAAATAAAAGATGAAAAAATAGAACTAAGGGTTCATCCTGCTATGCTTAGTAAAGACAAAATGCTTGCAAAAGTTGATGGGGTTATGAATGCTATTAGTGTATATGGTGATGTTTTAGGAGAAAGTTTATATTATGGAGCAGGTGCTGGAGGAAGAGCAACTGCAAGTGCTGTTATAGCGGATTTAATCGATATAGCAAGAAAAGAAAAAAATAGTGCTATTTTTGGATATTTAAGTGATACTTCTTATGAACTTTTAGATAAAGATAAAATTTATACAAGATACTATTTGAGATTGAAGGTATTGGATAAAATAGGTGTTTTGTCAAAAATTACTCAGCTAATGAGCGAGCATGAAATTTCTATTGATATTTTTCTTCAAAAGCCTAAAAAAGAACAGGAAAACTATAGTACTTTATTTTTTATAACCCATGAAACTTATGAAGAAAATATACAAATTTTAATACAAAAATTAAAACAACAAGAATTTATCAAAGAAGAAATTTTTATGATGAGAATAGAAGATTAA
- a CDS encoding DUF2393 domain-containing membrane protein, with protein MDAQKIREQILFYISHLQLIDFLVIVLVVFFFVATLFIALFIRHKANFAFIVIFLGILCSISMAYLGYFLIDTVVRSRIVNIDYYKYFTYDNSLSIEYSLKNTSKNNFQYCKISISVHKKPTDDSKIQKFLYSIKPIRSKSIILEKTIKPDQTINLRTKISDFKSEEKFEIKINSKCF; from the coding sequence ATGGATGCACAAAAAATACGAGAGCAAATACTTTTTTATATTTCTCATTTGCAGCTGATTGACTTTTTAGTCATTGTATTAGTTGTGTTTTTTTTCGTTGCTACTTTATTTATAGCACTTTTTATAAGACATAAGGCAAATTTTGCCTTTATTGTGATTTTTCTAGGAATTTTATGTTCCATTTCTATGGCATATCTTGGATATTTTTTAATAGATACTGTAGTAAGATCAAGAATTGTTAATATTGATTATTACAAATATTTCACTTATGATAACTCTTTAAGCATTGAATATAGTCTAAAAAATACTTCTAAAAATAATTTTCAATATTGCAAAATTTCTATTAGCGTTCATAAAAAACCAACAGACGATAGTAAAATTCAAAAATTTTTATATAGCATAAAACCCATAAGAAGCAAATCAATTATTTTAGAAAAAACTATAAAACCTGATCAAACTATAAATCTTAGGACAAAAATTTCCGATTTTAAAAGTGAAGAAAAATTTGAGATTAAAATAAATTCAAAGTGTTTTTAA
- a CDS encoding DUF2874 domain-containing protein, whose protein sequence is MKKILILGVTLVAIASANITQQNINPYQENIPQHYPYTQNYYGLSKPIMDKIQNSFPGAFIVDVDWEEYGYEVKLSNNMEMFFDRNGNFLGQKWDD, encoded by the coding sequence ATGAAAAAAATACTAATTTTAGGTGTAACTTTAGTGGCAATAGCTAGTGCAAATATTACACAGCAAAATATTAACCCATATCAAGAAAATATACCACAACATTATCCTTATACACAAAATTATTATGGACTTTCAAAGCCTATAATGGATAAAATTCAAAATTCCTTTCCTGGTGCTTTTATTGTAGATGTGGACTGGGAAGAATACGGATATGAAGTAAAACTAAGCAACAATATGGAGATGTTTTTTGATAGAAATGGAAATTTTTTAGGCCAAAAATGGGATGATTAA
- the trxB gene encoding thioredoxin-disulfide reductase — protein sequence MLDLAIIGGGPAGLSAGLYATRGGLKNVVMFEKGMPGGQITSSSEIENYPGVAQILDGISFMAPWNEQCMRFGLKHEMIGVEQVSKNADGSFNIKLEGGKNAQAKAVIVCTGSTPRRAGFKGEDEFFGKGVSTCATCDGFFYKNKEVAVLGGGDTALEEALYLANICSKVYLIHRRDEFRAAPSTVEKVKNNEKIELITNAIIDEVCGDNMGVNKIKIGLNDGSKRELDVPGIFTFVGLDVRNEILKQDNGEFLCAMEDGGQVSVDLKMQTNVAGLFAAGDLRKDAPKQVVCAAADGAVAALSALAYVESLH from the coding sequence ATGTTAGATTTAGCTATTATAGGTGGTGGTCCTGCAGGATTGAGTGCGGGTTTGTATGCTACTAGAGGCGGATTAAAAAATGTTGTAATGTTTGAAAAAGGTATGCCAGGTGGGCAAATTACTTCAAGTTCTGAAATAGAAAATTATCCAGGCGTAGCACAAATTTTAGATGGAATTTCTTTTATGGCACCTTGGAATGAACAATGCATGCGTTTTGGCTTAAAGCATGAAATGATAGGTGTAGAGCAAGTAAGTAAAAATGCTGATGGTAGTTTTAATATAAAGCTTGAAGGCGGAAAAAACGCGCAAGCTAAGGCTGTGATTGTTTGTACAGGTTCTACTCCGCGTCGTGCAGGTTTTAAAGGCGAGGATGAATTTTTTGGAAAAGGAGTTAGCACTTGTGCAACTTGTGATGGCTTTTTTTATAAAAATAAAGAAGTAGCAGTTTTGGGTGGAGGCGATACTGCATTAGAAGAGGCTTTATATCTTGCAAATATATGCTCAAAAGTTTATCTTATCCACAGACGCGATGAATTTAGAGCAGCTCCTTCAACGGTTGAAAAAGTTAAAAATAATGAAAAAATAGAATTAATCACCAATGCTATTATAGATGAGGTTTGTGGTGATAATATGGGTGTGAATAAAATCAAAATAGGCCTTAATGATGGTTCTAAAAGAGAACTTGATGTGCCAGGAATTTTTACCTTTGTAGGTTTAGATGTAAGAAATGAGATTTTAAAGCAAGATAATGGGGAATTTTTATGTGCTATGGAAGATGGTGGTCAGGTAAGCGTTGATCTTAAAATGCAAACTAATGTAGCAGGTTTATTTGCTGCAGGAGATTTAAGAAAAGATGCTCCAAAACAAGTTGTATGTGCTGCAGCAGATGGAGCAGTTGCTGCACTTAGTGCTTTAGCTTATGTAGAAAGTCTGCACTAA
- the trxA gene encoding thioredoxin: MGKYIDLTAENFAQAKEGVALVDFWAPWCGPCRMLAPVIDELANDFDGKAKICKVNTDEQGDLAAQFGVRSIPTIIFFKDGEVVDQLVGAQSKQALSDKLNSLL; encoded by the coding sequence ATGGGAAAATATATTGATTTAACTGCAGAAAATTTTGCACAAGCAAAAGAAGGTGTAGCTTTAGTTGATTTTTGGGCTCCATGGTGTGGACCTTGTAGAATGCTTGCTCCAGTTATTGATGAGCTTGCTAATGATTTTGATGGCAAGGCTAAAATTTGTAAAGTAAATACAGACGAACAAGGTGATTTAGCAGCGCAATTTGGTGTTAGATCTATACCAACTATTATCTTTTTTAAAGATGGTGAAGTAGTTGATCAATTAGTTGGTGCTCAATCTAAACAAGCTTTATCAGATAAATTAAACTCACTTTTATAA
- a CDS encoding YraN family protein, with translation MGLKEYLFGKKGENDACEFLKSQGFEIIERNFHSKFGEIDIIAVKNNILHFIEVKSTQGNYEVAYRLDFKKYNKIIKAIEYYFMKHSNEKNFQLDLLCVYKDDIKLVENISY, from the coding sequence ATGGGCTTAAAAGAATATCTTTTTGGTAAAAAAGGTGAAAATGATGCTTGTGAATTTTTAAAATCACAAGGCTTTGAAATCATAGAAAGAAATTTTCATTCTAAATTTGGAGAAATTGATATTATTGCTGTAAAAAATAATATTTTACATTTTATTGAGGTTAAAAGCACTCAAGGAAATTATGAAGTAGCGTATCGACTGGATTTTAAAAAATACAATAAAATTATAAAAGCTATAGAATATTACTTTATGAAACATAGTAATGAAAAAAATTTTCAATTAGATTTACTTTGTGTGTATAAAGATGATATAAAGCTTGTAGAAAATATTAGTTATTAA
- the rpmE gene encoding 50S ribosomal protein L31 — MKKEIHPEYVECKVSCACGNSFTTKSNKAEIKVDICSNCHPFFTGSEKIVDAAGRVEKFKKKYAMQ, encoded by the coding sequence ATGAAAAAAGAAATTCATCCAGAATATGTAGAATGTAAAGTAAGTTGTGCTTGTGGAAATTCTTTTACTACTAAATCAAATAAAGCAGAAATTAAAGTCGATATTTGCTCAAATTGCCATCCATTTTTCACAGGTAGTGAAAAAATAGTCGATGCTGCAGGTCGTGTAGAGAAATTTAAGAAAAAATACGCAATGCAATAA
- the rlmB gene encoding 23S rRNA (guanosine(2251)-2'-O)-methyltransferase RlmB yields the protein MIVYGKQVFFYILEKHKEKINEIYLAKECQKADFTKIIKSSKKIKKLDFKTAQSLARGGNHQGFLMDIKEFEFSAFEDLKEKDFIVILYNISDVGNIGAIVRSAYALGVDGVILAAKSVAIDGVIRSSSGAALDMKIVLNDDILTMINELKQKGFYIYASASGGDDIHTIKVKEKKVLIMGSEGFGIAPKILKKSDKCVGIKMHNDFDSLNVSAAFAILCDRMKNG from the coding sequence ATGATAGTATATGGTAAGCAGGTATTTTTTTACATTTTAGAAAAACATAAAGAAAAAATTAATGAAATTTATTTGGCAAAAGAATGCCAAAAGGCTGATTTTACAAAAATTATCAAAAGTTCTAAAAAGATCAAAAAGCTTGATTTTAAAACTGCACAAAGCCTTGCAAGAGGGGGTAATCATCAAGGATTTTTGATGGATATTAAAGAATTTGAATTTAGTGCTTTTGAGGATTTAAAGGAAAAAGATTTTATTGTAATTTTGTATAATATCAGCGATGTTGGAAATATCGGAGCTATTGTGCGTAGTGCTTATGCACTTGGAGTTGATGGGGTGATTTTGGCTGCAAAAAGTGTGGCTATTGATGGAGTGATACGCTCAAGCAGCGGCGCGGCTTTAGATATGAAAATCGTTTTAAATGATGATATTTTAACCATGATAAATGAGCTAAAACAAAAAGGTTTTTATATTTATGCTAGTGCAAGTGGAGGAGATGATATACATACTATAAAAGTTAAAGAAAAAAAAGTTTTGATTATGGGTAGTGAGGGTTTTGGTATAGCCCCTAAGATTTTAAAAAAAAGTGATAAATGTGTGGGTATAAAAATGCATAATGATTTTGATAGCTTAAATGTAAGTGCAGCTTTTGCAATACTTTGTGATAGGATGAAAAATGGATAA
- the dapB gene encoding 4-hydroxy-tetrahydrodipicolinate reductase, protein MINIGIHGSNGRMGTQIRLCLQEDDQAKESALFDQGSNYEEFFAKCDVIIDFSTPKGCEDLLLYARSNPKPLVIGTTGLNNKQQELMQSASIIMPILYATNMSLGVAILKKLSYLASEALKDFDIEILEMHHNKKKDAPSGTAMTLAQNVAKARNLDLEKVRISGRDGIIGQRSKDEIAVMSLRGGDIVGSHRVGFYNEGEFIELNHTATSRATFAKGAIKCAKWLVSQENGLYDIDDCLGI, encoded by the coding sequence ATGATAAATATTGGAATTCATGGAAGTAATGGGCGTATGGGAACTCAAATAAGACTTTGTTTGCAAGAGGATGATCAAGCAAAGGAAAGTGCTTTGTTTGATCAAGGTTCAAATTATGAAGAATTTTTTGCAAAATGTGATGTAATTATAGACTTTTCTACTCCTAAAGGATGCGAAGATTTGCTTTTGTATGCAAGAAGCAATCCAAAACCTTTGGTAATAGGAACTACAGGTTTGAATAATAAGCAACAAGAATTAATGCAAAGTGCGAGTATTATTATGCCTATTCTTTATGCAACTAATATGTCTTTAGGTGTGGCCATATTAAAAAAACTTTCATATTTAGCAAGTGAAGCTTTAAAAGATTTTGATATAGAAATATTAGAAATGCATCATAATAAGAAAAAAGATGCACCAAGTGGCACCGCAATGACTTTAGCGCAAAATGTTGCTAAAGCTAGAAATTTGGACTTAGAAAAAGTAAGAATTAGCGGAAGAGATGGGATAATTGGTCAAAGAAGTAAAGATGAAATTGCGGTTATGAGTTTAAGAGGTGGTGATATAGTAGGTTCTCATAGAGTTGGCTTTTATAATGAAGGTGAATTTATAGAATTAAATCATACAGCCACTTCAAGAGCAACTTTTGCAAAGGGTGCTATAAAGTGTGCAAAATGGTTAGTTTCTCAAGAAAATGGCTTGTATGATATAGATGATTGTTTAGGAATTTAA